The Brevibacillus brevis genome contains a region encoding:
- a CDS encoding extracellular solute-binding protein, which produces MKKTTSKLKTWMKGVFVSSLALTVAACGSGGQEAKPADNSAGGQSGTAAQPADSSGDPQRLVIYTGRDKNIFEIVLPKFNEKYPNIEVETLEMGAQQILERVRAEKANPQADFWWGGTQSALATAANEDLLEPYKPTFADKVPDLYKDPQDRWYGEMLLPEVIMYNSQVLKPEEAPQDWDELIDPKFKDKIVIRNVLPSGTMRTIYSAMIFRQGADTPEKGYEWLTKLDANTKEYTQDPTNLYLKMDRQEGVISLWNLQDVLIQSKKNNHPYDFIYPKSGAPILVDGVALVKGAKNLDAAKKFMEFLMSPEMAAQLAKERFQFPSRTDISKDELPDFMKNLELKPMELDWAVMAEKEKEWMQHWDENIKGKGKK; this is translated from the coding sequence TTGAAGAAGACAACTAGCAAGCTGAAAACATGGATGAAGGGCGTTTTTGTCAGCTCCTTGGCTCTGACTGTGGCTGCGTGCGGCAGTGGAGGACAGGAAGCAAAGCCTGCCGACAACAGCGCAGGCGGTCAATCAGGCACGGCTGCTCAACCTGCTGATTCATCGGGTGACCCGCAAAGACTGGTGATTTACACCGGACGGGACAAAAACATTTTTGAAATCGTGTTGCCAAAATTCAATGAAAAGTACCCGAACATTGAAGTGGAAACACTCGAGATGGGTGCCCAACAAATTTTGGAGCGCGTTCGTGCAGAGAAGGCGAACCCGCAAGCTGACTTCTGGTGGGGCGGTACACAATCTGCTCTAGCGACAGCAGCCAATGAAGATCTGCTGGAGCCTTACAAGCCGACGTTTGCTGACAAGGTTCCGGATTTGTACAAAGATCCGCAAGATCGCTGGTACGGCGAAATGCTTTTGCCAGAGGTCATCATGTACAACTCGCAGGTGCTGAAGCCGGAAGAAGCACCGCAAGATTGGGACGAATTGATCGATCCGAAATTCAAAGACAAGATCGTGATCCGAAACGTACTGCCGTCCGGCACAATGCGTACCATTTATTCCGCAATGATCTTCCGTCAAGGGGCGGATACTCCTGAAAAAGGTTATGAATGGCTGACCAAGCTCGATGCCAATACAAAAGAGTACACACAAGACCCGACAAACCTGTATTTGAAGATGGATCGTCAAGAGGGCGTCATCTCCTTGTGGAACCTCCAAGACGTTCTGATCCAAAGCAAAAAGAACAACCATCCGTATGACTTCATTTATCCGAAGAGCGGAGCACCGATTCTCGTAGACGGCGTGGCTTTGGTAAAAGGCGCGAAAAACCTGGATGCAGCGAAAAAGTTCATGGAATTCTTGATGAGTCCTGAAATGGCTGCCCAATTGGCGAAGGAGCGCTTCCAATTCCCATCTCGTACAGACATCAGCAAGGACGAACTGCCAGACTTCATGAAAAATCTCGAGCTGAAGCCAATGGAACTCGATTGGGCTGTCATGGCTGAAAAAGAAAAAGAGTGGATGCAGCATTGGGATGAAAACATCAAGGGGAAAGGCAAGAAGTAA
- a CDS encoding ROK family protein produces the protein MQAPKKTGNSKLVKKLNKEEVLQQVVLHGQISRADISKQTQLSRPCVSALVDEMIQEGLLQEVGMGDSKGGRKPILLEYNYQAYAIAGAIFEGSTLDMAIADMKGEFLARCRKRLAQPANGETVIEDLAAGLDRLLRESGIPRERLLGMGVGLQGVTQRGSGTVSFSPSTGWMGSPIQQTIEVRLGLPVIIDNDVNMMTLGEYVRGAGVGHTNVVYMYVGTGIGAGIILDGQFYRGSREAAGEIGFMMIGPVHNRPNGASGVFETHYSIPGIQEQAKGFLSDLQEGSSVIEELIRHAKHNPEAKELLADVYRHWAYGMANIISILNPEILILSGEMVHVDGEGVKQIHEWLREWVPEVPNLEKASLGERAGLIGAVHSVLEAFPFTRLLDKE, from the coding sequence GTGCAAGCTCCCAAAAAAACAGGTAACAGCAAACTCGTGAAAAAACTGAATAAAGAAGAAGTATTGCAGCAGGTCGTCTTGCACGGGCAGATTTCCCGCGCGGATATCTCCAAACAGACACAGCTCAGCCGACCATGTGTTTCCGCTCTCGTAGATGAAATGATCCAGGAAGGACTCCTGCAAGAAGTAGGAATGGGCGATTCCAAAGGCGGCCGCAAGCCGATTTTGTTGGAGTACAACTATCAGGCGTACGCCATTGCCGGAGCAATTTTTGAAGGATCTACCCTGGATATGGCCATCGCGGATATGAAAGGCGAGTTCTTGGCTCGCTGTCGAAAACGGCTGGCACAACCAGCGAATGGCGAAACCGTCATCGAAGATTTGGCAGCTGGACTGGATCGCTTGCTGCGTGAAAGTGGCATCCCGCGAGAGCGCCTGCTCGGCATGGGCGTCGGCTTGCAGGGGGTCACACAGCGTGGCAGTGGAACCGTCAGCTTTTCACCCAGCACGGGGTGGATGGGTTCACCGATTCAGCAGACCATCGAAGTGCGACTCGGACTGCCCGTCATTATCGACAATGACGTGAATATGATGACACTGGGCGAGTACGTCCGTGGAGCAGGGGTCGGCCATACCAACGTCGTCTACATGTACGTAGGAACGGGGATTGGGGCCGGGATCATTTTGGATGGACAGTTTTATCGGGGGAGTCGTGAGGCAGCAGGAGAAATCGGCTTCATGATGATCGGCCCGGTACATAATCGCCCGAATGGCGCGTCAGGGGTGTTTGAGACGCATTATTCGATTCCGGGCATCCAAGAGCAGGCTAAGGGATTTCTCTCTGACCTTCAGGAAGGGTCGAGTGTCATAGAAGAGCTGATCCGGCACGCCAAACATAATCCAGAAGCAAAGGAGCTTCTTGCAGATGTGTATCGACATTGGGCGTACGGAATGGCGAACATCATCAGTATTTTGAACCCGGAAATATTGATCCTGAGCGGGGAGATGGTCCACGTCGATGGTGAAGGGGTGAAGCAAATTCACGAATGGCTGAGAGAATGGGTGCCTGAGGTGCCTAATCTTGAAAAAGCGAGTCTGGGGGAGCGAGCTGGTTTGATTGGCGCTGTCCATAGTGTTTTGGAAGCGTTTCCTTTCACAAGACTGCTTGACAAAGAGTGA